Below is a genomic region from Medicago truncatula cultivar Jemalong A17 chromosome 3, MtrunA17r5.0-ANR, whole genome shotgun sequence.
AATACAAACACAAATATGAGATCAGGGATAAGTTTGTAATTTTCATCAAAGTTTAATGGCATAATTGAGATTTCAGGTGAAAATGAAGGGTATTTTTgctcatttttaaattgttgatttctgattaatgatcaatagtaattcatctagtaatgcttgcaataTCTTGGACTTACAGGTACTATTTTATTGTCGGAATCTTTAGCATGCAAACataattgatgatattatgtgatagtcttaagtgttacattTTGTGGGGCGTTACACTTataacaaggtaggataaaattagattaagtgtagtcttgttaatcATATGAgttgatgatactatgaggactgaacttttgatgtcattgtatgtgttactcattacattttgatgttatagtattaacttcaccaaaaaaatcattcttacGACTTCACCGTAGAATTTTCCTTCATTTATTTGgctgttatttttaaaatgttacaaTGTGCCCTTTGTCTGATGAAGTGTAAAAGAAATTTACACAGCACTAGCATACTCAAAACTAGAACAAAGGATTAAACACAGAAACTGAATTCATGAACTCTTCATCGGTTTCTAGCAACGTCATTTTCTCCGGCGAAAGACACACTTCAAGATCAACGCTCCCTCCTCCTTCTTGACCTGGATATGATGTTACTTTTCCATCAAACTTGTTAGCATATCCACTTCTAACTCCCAAAGCTTTTCCCATTCCAAATTCACTCCCATACATATTAAACCTTGGTGAACTACCCATCATCACAGAGTAAGGATCAACCAACATGTCCATTCGAACCACTATAGGAGACCGCAACCACTCTTCCACTAATTGTCGCACAACTCTGTGATCATATTTTGCAATAGCTAGATGAATCTTCCATGATGCCAATCCTAGTCCATTCTCCAGCAACTCACCTTTTGTTGTTTCAGTGCTCACTGCGTAAACTGAATTCCCAAAATATTCCTTAGGAAGAGACGGTTCCATTCTCGTTCGGTTGTTTATAGCCAATTTGCAAGTCGTTCTCTGATCATGGTGTAGTCGACGCACACGAGTTATAGATCTCCAAACTAGTGCAGATAAAGATTGAAACGAAGAGATTTTCGTTGTCTCGCACTCTTTGTTTGCCTTTGCTTTGAGTTTTGCTATAAACTCTGCTGAAAAATGGAAGATTCTCTCTCTCAAAATAGGTGCTTCATATCTATGAATAAACTCGTCGTGATGTTTGAAAGGAAGGTTGATAATTGGACCATAGCCTTCAGGAAACCATCTATTGTGAATAGGTTGGTGTGAAATAGGAACAGGAATAtgaacatcaacatcaacaacctttTGAAATATCTCAGAAAGTGTATTAAAGAAATTCCAATAAGCAGTTCCATCACCAACAGCGTGGTTCATGGAACAACCTATGAAAACACCGTCTAATAATTCAGTGACTTGAATGGACAACAAAGACATGGTGTGTCCATCATGGTTGACTGCTCTGTGATGGTCAAAGAATGAATGAACAATGGGTGGGACATCAATTGGTGAGAGAATATCATTGATGGTAATATCTAAAGTTGCATGAATAAATTTAGCTCCGAGACTGTTTTTGCAATCGACAAAAACAGTGTAAGAATGAGGATCTTCGGATTTTTTAGTAACAAGACGACCTGAGAGGGGATAGAAATGGAAAAGTGTGAGGGAAAGGGAGTGTTTGAGTTTGTCAATGAAATGCTGTTGGTTTAGTGATGAAGTTGGTTTTTTGAAGAGAAGGGCCTTTTGGATATAATTCGCAGACAACATGACAATATCCCAAGGTGCTAAATAGCAAATTTGCTTTGAGTCTTCAATTGGAGGATAAGGTTTGATAAAGCATTCAGAAACGAGTTTTAAACAATGGGTGCTCATCATTTAGATGTGTGTTGTAGCACAGAGA
It encodes:
- the LOC11420911 gene encoding uncharacterized acetyltransferase At3g50280, producing the protein MMSTHCLKLVSECFIKPYPPIEDSKQICYLAPWDIVMLSANYIQKALLFKKPTSSLNQQHFIDKLKHSLSLTLFHFYPLSGRLVTKKSEDPHSYTVFVDCKNSLGAKFIHATLDITINDILSPIDVPPIVHSFFDHHRAVNHDGHTMSLLSIQVTELLDGVFIGCSMNHAVGDGTAYWNFFNTLSEIFQKVVDVDVHIPVPISHQPIHNRWFPEGYGPIINLPFKHHDEFIHRYEAPILRERIFHFSAEFIAKLKAKANKECETTKISSFQSLSALVWRSITRVRRLHHDQRTTCKLAINNRTRMEPSLPKEYFGNSVYAVSTETTKGELLENGLGLASWKIHLAIAKYDHRVVRQLVEEWLRSPIVVRMDMLVDPYSVMMGSSPRFNMYGSEFGMGKALGVRSGYANKFDGKVTSYPGQEGGGSVDLEVCLSPEKMTLLETDEEFMNSVSVFNPLF